From Pseudomonas sp. StFLB209, a single genomic window includes:
- a CDS encoding OprD family porin has translation MRFSNPRVPLGSFCALVTATVLVPSTSQAAGLVDDAKVNLNLRNFFINRNFVDPANAQSGAQEWTQNFILDARSGFTQGTVGFGVDVLGMYSIKLDGGGGSGGTQLLPIHSDGRPADDFGRLAVAGKARFSKTELKVGEWMPVLPILRSDDGRSLPQTFQGAQLTSKEIDGVTLYGGQFRGNSPRNDASMEDMNMNGRAGITSDRFNFAAGEYSFNDKRTLVGVWYAQLEDIYQQQYYNLVHSQPLGDWTLGANLGYFVGKDDGQSLAGNLDNKTASAMLSARYGASTFYVGLQKVSGDSLWMRVNGTSGGTLANDSYNSSFDNAKERSWQLRHDYDFSALGVPGLTLMNRYIKGDNVHTGAITDGKEWARESELAYVVQQGSFKSLSIKWRNSTMRRDFSTNQFDENRLIVSYPLSIL, from the coding sequence ATGCGCTTTTCCAATCCTCGCGTTCCGCTGGGCAGCTTCTGTGCGCTCGTCACCGCCACTGTCCTGGTGCCTTCCACCAGCCAGGCTGCCGGCTTGGTCGACGATGCCAAGGTCAATCTGAACCTGCGCAACTTCTTCATCAATCGTAACTTCGTCGATCCGGCCAACGCCCAGAGCGGTGCCCAGGAGTGGACGCAAAACTTTATCCTCGACGCCCGCTCCGGCTTTACTCAGGGCACGGTCGGTTTCGGTGTCGATGTATTAGGCATGTATTCGATCAAGCTCGATGGGGGTGGCGGGTCGGGCGGCACCCAATTGCTGCCGATCCACAGCGACGGCCGGCCTGCTGATGACTTCGGCCGTCTGGCCGTGGCGGGCAAGGCACGCTTTTCGAAGACCGAACTGAAAGTCGGTGAGTGGATGCCGGTGCTGCCGATCCTGCGCTCCGACGACGGTCGCTCGCTGCCGCAGACCTTCCAGGGCGCACAACTCACCTCGAAAGAAATCGACGGGGTGACCCTGTATGGCGGCCAGTTCCGTGGCAACAGCCCGCGTAACGACGCCAGCATGGAAGACATGAACATGAACGGCCGGGCAGGCATCACCTCCGACCGGTTCAATTTTGCCGCCGGTGAATACAGCTTCAATGACAAACGCACCCTGGTCGGGGTCTGGTACGCGCAGCTCGAAGATATCTACCAGCAGCAGTATTACAACCTGGTCCACAGCCAACCGCTGGGCGACTGGACCCTGGGCGCCAACCTGGGCTACTTCGTGGGCAAGGATGACGGCCAGTCGCTGGCCGGTAACCTGGATAACAAGACCGCCTCAGCCATGCTTTCGGCGCGTTACGGGGCCAGCACCTTCTATGTCGGCCTGCAGAAAGTCAGCGGCGACAGCCTGTGGATGCGGGTCAATGGCACCAGCGGCGGGACGCTGGCCAACGACAGCTACAACTCAAGCTTCGACAACGCCAAGGAACGCTCCTGGCAATTGCGCCATGACTACGACTTCAGCGCCCTCGGCGTACCCGGCCTGACCCTGATGAACCGCTACATCAAGGGCGACAACGTGCACACCGGGGCCATCACCGACGGTAAGGAATGGGCACGCGAATCGGAACTGGCCTATGTGGTGCAGCAAGGCAGCTTCAAGAGCCTGAGCATCAAGTGGCGCAACTCCACCATGCGCCGCGACTTCAGCACCAATCAGTTCGACGAGAACCGGCTGATCGTCAGCTATCCGCTGTCGATCCTCTGA
- a CDS encoding RNA-guided endonuclease InsQ/TnpB family protein: MQRFQAFKYELMPDGQQERQMRRFAGSCRFVFNKALALQKARHEQGENKLGYAGLCKLLTEWRNSPQTAWLADAPVHPLQQSLKDLERAYTNFFAKRADFPRFKKKGQRDSFRYPDPKQIKLDQPNSRLFLPKLGWLRYRNSREVPGTVKNVTVSQSCGKWFVSIQTERQIDEQPTAQGAAVGIDMGIARFATLSDGSFYAPLNSFKRHETALCKAQQAMSRKVRFSRNWKKAKACVQRIHSRIGNARRDYLHKCSTTISQNHAMVCIEDLQVRNMSRSAAGTAEAPGRNVRAKSGLNRSILDQGWFEFRRQLDYKLAWRGGWLIAVPPQNTSRTCPCCGHVSAANRQTQALFRCVGCGFEGNADVVGAINVLRAGHARLACEVSAEVMAPAAGTYRSDSGAARCRA, encoded by the coding sequence ATGCAACGATTTCAAGCCTTCAAGTACGAACTCATGCCAGACGGCCAGCAGGAGCGGCAAATGCGCCGCTTTGCGGGTTCCTGTCGCTTCGTCTTCAACAAGGCGCTGGCGTTGCAGAAGGCGCGCCACGAGCAAGGCGAGAACAAGCTCGGCTATGCGGGCCTGTGCAAGTTGCTGACCGAGTGGCGCAATAGCCCGCAAACCGCATGGCTGGCCGATGCGCCTGTTCACCCGTTGCAACAGAGCCTCAAGGATCTGGAGCGGGCCTACACCAACTTCTTCGCCAAGCGAGCCGACTTTCCCCGGTTCAAGAAGAAGGGGCAGCGCGACAGTTTCCGCTATCCCGACCCGAAACAGATCAAGCTCGACCAGCCCAACAGCCGCCTGTTTCTGCCAAAGCTGGGCTGGCTGCGCTACCGCAACAGCCGCGAGGTGCCTGGCACGGTGAAGAACGTCACCGTGAGCCAGTCGTGTGGCAAGTGGTTCGTGAGCATCCAGACCGAACGACAGATCGATGAGCAGCCCACGGCGCAGGGTGCGGCAGTCGGTATCGACATGGGCATTGCCCGGTTCGCCACGCTTTCGGATGGTTCGTTCTACGCACCCCTCAACAGCTTCAAACGCCATGAGACCGCGCTGTGCAAAGCGCAGCAGGCGATGAGCCGCAAGGTCAGATTCAGCCGCAACTGGAAGAAGGCGAAAGCCTGCGTCCAGCGCATTCATTCCCGAATCGGCAATGCCCGCCGCGACTACCTGCACAAGTGCTCCACCACGATCAGCCAAAACCACGCGATGGTGTGTATCGAGGACTTGCAGGTACGCAATATGTCCAGGTCGGCGGCAGGCACGGCCGAGGCACCGGGAAGAAACGTTCGGGCCAAGTCTGGCCTGAACAGGTCCATCCTCGATCAGGGCTGGTTCGAGTTCCGCCGCCAACTGGACTACAAGCTGGCGTGGCGCGGCGGCTGGCTGATTGCCGTGCCGCCGCAAAATACCAGCCGCACGTGCCCGTGTTGCGGCCATGTGTCGGCGGCCAACCGCCAGACGCAAGCGCTGTTCAGGTGCGTGGGATGTGGTTTCGAAGGCAACGCCGATGTGGTCGGGGCGATCAATGTACTAAGGGCGGGACACGCCCGGTTAGCCTGTGAAGTGAGCGCAGAGGTCATGGCGCCAGCAGCAGGAACCTACCGAAGCGACTCGGGGGCGGCTCGATGCCGCGCCTGA
- a CDS encoding DMT family transporter, whose protein sequence is MSTTSTPLSGVNHPLKGISFILLATLLFASHDTLSKYLSGFYPVMFVVWARYLVHTLLMSCIFMPSSGLRVLRTKRPLLQVLRALALLGTSLLFTSSLLFIPQAEATAVNFLAPLLVTALSVPLLREHVTRGQWCAVIVGFSGVLIIIHPGGELFTPAILLPLSSALCFALYQLLTRLVSPYDSPTTSNFFAGLFNTLVMSALVPFFWVTPEIQHWPFLLMLGGCGMAAHLLLTQAFRYTAPAILAPFSYCQIVFAGLLGWLVFNHVPALDAQIGIAIICLSGLAAAWQQRKR, encoded by the coding sequence ATGAGCACGACCAGCACGCCCCTGTCCGGCGTCAATCATCCCCTGAAGGGGATCAGCTTCATCCTCTTGGCCACGTTGCTGTTTGCCAGCCACGACACCCTGTCGAAGTACCTGTCGGGTTTCTACCCGGTGATGTTTGTGGTCTGGGCGCGGTATCTGGTGCATACCCTGCTGATGAGCTGCATCTTCATGCCGTCGTCGGGGCTGCGCGTGTTGCGCACCAAACGTCCGCTGCTGCAAGTGCTGCGGGCGCTGGCACTATTGGGCACCAGCCTGCTGTTCACCAGCAGCCTGCTGTTCATTCCCCAGGCCGAGGCCACCGCCGTCAACTTCCTCGCGCCGCTGCTGGTCACGGCACTGTCGGTGCCGTTGTTGCGCGAGCATGTCACCCGTGGCCAATGGTGCGCGGTGATCGTCGGTTTTTCCGGGGTGCTGATCATCATCCACCCTGGCGGTGAGCTGTTTACCCCGGCGATTCTGCTGCCGCTGTCCTCGGCCCTGTGTTTTGCCCTGTATCAGCTGCTGACCCGGCTGGTCAGCCCCTACGACAGCCCGACCACCAGCAACTTCTTTGCCGGGCTGTTCAACACCCTGGTGATGAGCGCGCTGGTGCCGTTCTTCTGGGTGACCCCGGAAATTCAGCACTGGCCGTTCCTGCTGATGCTCGGTGGTTGCGGGATGGCGGCGCACTTGCTGCTGACCCAGGCGTTTCGCTACACGGCACCGGCGATTCTGGCGCCGTTCAGCTATTGCCAGATCGTCTTTGCCGGCCTGTTGGGCTGGCTGGTGTTCAACCATGTACCGGCGCTGGATGCGCAGATCGGCATCGCGATCATCTGCCTCAGTGGCCTGGCAGCGGCCTGGCAGCAGCGCAAGCGCTGA
- a CDS encoding MFS transporter — MLNTQTNPLASAARAGIGDKIRGAMAVGKTRWGMLALVFLATTLNYIDRAALGVMQPILAKEMGWTTMDYANINFWFQVGYAVGFILQGRFIDKVGVKRAFFLAVLLWSLATGAHGLATSAVGFMVCRFILGLTEAANYPACVKTTRLWFPAGERAVATGIFNAGTNVGAMITPALLPLILSVWGWQAAFIAMGLLGLFWLVMWQINYHNPEEHPSVKKTELDYINQDPEPEPVKVPFSHILKMRGTWAFALAYSITAPVFWFYLYWLPPFLNQQYSLGISVTQMGIPLILIWLTADFGSIGGGVLSSWLIGRGMKASKARLVSMLIFALTICSVVFAANASGLWVAVLAISVAVGAHQAWTANIWSLVMDYTPKHLMSTVFGFGGMCAAIGGMFMTQIVGAILTATNNNYSILFMLIPAMYFIALTWMYFMAPRQVPDLKQ; from the coding sequence ATGCTCAACACCCAAACCAATCCTCTGGCCAGCGCCGCACGCGCCGGCATCGGCGACAAGATCCGTGGCGCCATGGCAGTGGGCAAGACTCGCTGGGGCATGCTTGCCCTGGTGTTCCTGGCCACTACCCTGAACTACATCGACCGCGCCGCCCTTGGCGTCATGCAGCCCATCCTGGCCAAGGAAATGGGCTGGACGACGATGGATTACGCGAACATCAACTTCTGGTTTCAGGTCGGTTACGCGGTCGGCTTCATTCTGCAGGGGCGCTTCATCGACAAGGTCGGCGTCAAGCGCGCGTTCTTCCTCGCCGTGCTGCTGTGGAGCCTGGCCACCGGCGCGCATGGCCTGGCCACCTCGGCGGTGGGCTTCATGGTCTGCCGGTTCATTCTCGGCCTGACCGAAGCGGCCAACTACCCGGCGTGCGTCAAGACTACCCGGCTGTGGTTCCCGGCCGGCGAGCGCGCCGTGGCCACCGGCATCTTCAATGCCGGCACCAACGTCGGTGCAATGATCACCCCGGCCCTGCTGCCGCTGATCCTCAGTGTCTGGGGCTGGCAGGCGGCGTTCATCGCCATGGGTCTGTTGGGCCTGTTCTGGCTGGTCATGTGGCAGATCAACTACCACAACCCCGAAGAGCACCCCAGCGTCAAGAAAACCGAACTGGACTACATCAACCAGGACCCGGAGCCTGAGCCTGTCAAGGTGCCCTTCTCGCACATCCTGAAAATGCGCGGCACCTGGGCCTTTGCCCTGGCCTACTCGATCACGGCCCCGGTGTTCTGGTTCTACCTGTACTGGCTGCCGCCATTCCTCAACCAGCAATACAGCCTGGGCATCAGCGTGACCCAGATGGGTATCCCGCTGATTCTGATCTGGCTGACCGCCGACTTCGGCAGCATTGGCGGCGGCGTGTTGTCGTCCTGGCTGATCGGTCGCGGCATGAAGGCCAGCAAGGCACGCCTGGTGTCGATGCTGATTTTCGCCCTGACCATCTGCAGCGTGGTGTTCGCCGCCAATGCCAGCGGCCTGTGGGTGGCGGTACTGGCCATCTCGGTGGCCGTCGGTGCGCACCAGGCCTGGACGGCCAATATCTGGAGCCTGGTGATGGACTACACGCCCAAACACCTGATGAGCACGGTGTTCGGCTTTGGCGGCATGTGCGCAGCGATTGGCGGCATGTTCATGACCCAGATCGTCGGCGCGATCCTGACCGCGACCAATAACAACTACAGCATCCTGTTCATGCTGATCCCGGCGATGTACTTCATCGCTCTGACCTGGATGTACTTCATGGCGCCACGCCAGGTGCCTGATCTGAAGCAGTGA
- the quiC gene encoding 3-dehydroshikimate dehydratase QuiC produces the protein MQRSIATVCLSGTLPEKLEAIAAAGFDGVEIFENDLLYYDGSPRNVRQMCADLGLAITLFQPFRDFEGCRRERLQRNLDRAERKFDLMQELGTDLVLVCSNVAADSLGERNILRDDLNLLAERAGARKLRIGYEALAWGRHVNTWQQVWDLVREVDHPALGVLLDSFHTLSLKGDPSAIADIPGDKIFFVQMADAPLLAMDVLEWSRHFRCFPGQGEFDLPGFLAPILRSGYTGPLSLEVFNDGFRAAPTRANAADGLRSLLYLEEKTRELMARENQPVAPELLFNPPAASQFDGVEFLEFAVDESHGARLGNWLERLGFARLGTHRSKAVSLMGQGDIRIVLNAEPYSFAHGFFEAHGPSLCATALRVDDAQQALERARAFKGQPYRGLVGPNEREVPAVRAPDGSLIYLVQGAEPGQSIYDSDFVIDPRAVASGSLQRIDHMAMALPADSLDSWVLFYKGLLDFEADDEVVLPDPYGLVKSRALRSRCSSVRLPLNISENRNTAISHALSTYRGSGVHHIAFACEDIFAEVRRAKEAGVPLLEIPLNYYDDLAARMDFDDEFLSELAYYNVLYDRDSQGGELFHVYTEAFDGRFFFEIIQRKNGYAGYGAANVPVRLAAMAKARSGAAPKARL, from the coding sequence ATGCAGCGTTCCATTGCCACCGTTTGCCTGAGCGGCACTCTGCCAGAAAAGCTCGAAGCCATCGCCGCCGCCGGCTTTGATGGGGTCGAGATTTTCGAAAATGACCTGCTTTATTACGACGGCAGCCCACGTAACGTCCGGCAGATGTGTGCCGACCTGGGGCTGGCGATCACGCTGTTCCAGCCGTTTCGGGACTTTGAAGGCTGTCGGCGCGAGCGTCTGCAGCGCAACCTTGATCGCGCCGAGCGCAAGTTTGACCTGATGCAGGAATTGGGCACCGACCTGGTGCTGGTGTGCAGTAACGTGGCCGCCGACTCGCTGGGCGAACGCAACATCTTGCGCGATGACCTGAACCTGCTCGCCGAGCGTGCCGGGGCGCGCAAGCTGCGCATAGGCTATGAAGCGCTGGCCTGGGGGCGGCACGTCAATACCTGGCAGCAGGTCTGGGATCTGGTGCGTGAGGTCGATCATCCGGCGCTGGGCGTATTGCTCGACAGTTTCCATACCCTGTCGCTCAAGGGCGACCCGAGCGCGATTGCCGATATTCCGGGCGACAAGATCTTCTTTGTGCAGATGGCCGACGCGCCGCTGCTGGCCATGGATGTACTGGAGTGGAGCCGACATTTCCGCTGCTTCCCGGGCCAGGGCGAGTTCGACCTGCCGGGGTTCCTGGCGCCGATCCTGCGCAGCGGTTACACCGGCCCGCTGTCGCTGGAGGTGTTCAACGATGGTTTCCGCGCCGCGCCGACCCGCGCCAATGCTGCCGATGGCCTGCGCTCGCTGTTGTATCTGGAAGAAAAGACCCGTGAGCTGATGGCCCGCGAGAATCAGCCTGTGGCGCCCGAGCTACTGTTCAATCCGCCGGCCGCCAGCCAGTTCGATGGGGTCGAATTTCTTGAATTTGCCGTGGACGAGAGCCATGGCGCCCGGTTGGGCAACTGGCTGGAGCGACTGGGCTTTGCCCGCCTGGGCACGCACCGCTCCAAGGCGGTCAGTCTGATGGGGCAGGGCGATATCCGCATCGTGCTCAATGCCGAACCCTATTCATTTGCCCATGGTTTTTTCGAGGCCCATGGCCCGTCGCTGTGTGCCACCGCATTGCGGGTCGATGACGCACAGCAGGCGCTGGAGCGTGCCCGGGCCTTCAAGGGCCAGCCTTATCGCGGCCTGGTCGGCCCCAACGAGCGGGAAGTGCCGGCGGTGCGTGCGCCGGATGGCAGCCTGATCTACTTGGTGCAAGGCGCCGAGCCTGGCCAGTCGATCTATGACAGCGACTTCGTCATTGACCCGCGGGCAGTGGCCAGCGGCAGCCTGCAACGCATCGACCACATGGCCATGGCCTTGCCGGCCGACAGCCTGGACAGCTGGGTGCTGTTCTACAAGGGCTTGCTGGACTTCGAAGCCGATGACGAAGTGGTGCTGCCCGACCCTTATGGCCTGGTCAAAAGCCGCGCCTTGCGTAGCCGTTGCAGCAGCGTGCGGCTGCCGCTGAACATCTCGGAAAACCGCAACACGGCGATTTCCCATGCGTTGTCAACGTATCGCGGCTCGGGCGTGCACCACATCGCGTTTGCCTGTGAGGACATCTTCGCCGAGGTGCGCCGGGCCAAGGAAGCTGGGGTGCCATTGCTGGAAATTCCGCTGAACTACTACGATGACCTGGCGGCGCGGATGGACTTCGATGACGAATTCCTCAGCGAACTGGCTTACTACAACGTGCTGTACGACCGTGACAGCCAGGGTGGCGAACTGTTTCACGTGTACACCGAGGCGTTCGACGGGCGCTTCTTCTTCGAGATCATCCAGCGCAAGAATGGCTACGCTGGCTACGGCGCAGCCAACGTGCCGGTACGTCTGGCGGCGATGGCCAAGGCGCGCAGCGGCGCCGCACCGAAGGCGCGTCTGTAG
- a CDS encoding TetR/AcrR family transcriptional regulator, whose product MNTMTDSPALQPEKTLRKSRKNNPEKTRDDILQAAIAEFVAHGLSGARVDAIAERTHTSKRMIYYYFGSKEQLYVEVLEKLYGDIRNTEDQLHLVDLEPHAAIRRLVEFTFDHHDRNVDFVRIVCNENILNGENVKQSESISAKSENIIKTLDAILRRGETSGVFRQGVDAVDLHMLMTSFCFHRVSNRHTLGAIFKIDLADEQVKQRHKLMICDSVLRYLQR is encoded by the coding sequence ATGAATACAATGACCGACTCTCCTGCGCTGCAGCCTGAAAAAACACTGCGCAAGAGCCGCAAGAACAACCCGGAAAAGACCCGCGACGACATCCTCCAGGCCGCCATCGCCGAGTTCGTGGCCCACGGCCTGTCCGGGGCGCGGGTCGATGCCATCGCCGAGCGCACCCATACCTCCAAGCGCATGATCTATTACTACTTCGGCAGCAAGGAGCAGTTGTACGTCGAGGTGCTGGAGAAACTCTACGGCGATATCCGCAATACCGAAGACCAGCTGCATCTGGTCGATCTGGAGCCCCACGCAGCGATCCGCCGGCTGGTGGAGTTCACTTTCGATCACCACGACCGTAACGTCGATTTCGTGCGCATCGTGTGTAACGAAAACATCCTTAACGGCGAGAACGTCAAACAGTCCGAAAGCATCAGCGCCAAGAGTGAAAACATCATCAAGACGCTGGATGCCATTTTGCGTCGTGGCGAAACCAGCGGGGTGTTCCGTCAGGGCGTCGACGCTGTGGACCTGCACATGCTGATGACCTCGTTCTGCTTCCACCGGGTCTCGAACCGCCACACCCTGGGGGCGATTTTCAAGATCGATCTGGCTGACGAGCAGGTCAAGCAACGCCACAAGCTGATGATTTGCGATTCAGTGCTGCGCTACTTGCAGCGCTGA
- a CDS encoding shikimate dehydrogenase, which produces MTQTQRPSVLAGLIGSGIQASRTPALHEHEGDAQGLRYLYRLIDIDALGLDPSALPRLLDGAQSSGFTGLNITFPCKQAVIPLLDELSAEARGIGAVNTVVFKDGRRIGHNTDCLGFAEGFTRGLQGAARRYVVQMGAGGAGAAVAHALLDAGVERLVIFEVEAQRAQALVDNLNAHFGAGRAQLGLDLAGAVAEADGLVNTTPVGMAKLPGLPLPAEYLHGGLWVADIIYFPLETELLRQARSLGCRTLDGTTMAVFQAVKAFELFSGQRADAERMMAHFHSLPA; this is translated from the coding sequence ATGACCCAGACTCAACGACCTTCCGTGCTCGCCGGCCTGATCGGCTCCGGTATCCAGGCTTCCCGTACCCCCGCCCTGCACGAACACGAAGGTGACGCTCAGGGCCTGCGCTACCTGTACCGTCTGATCGATATCGACGCCCTCGGGCTTGACCCCAGCGCCCTGCCACGGCTGCTTGACGGCGCACAAAGCAGCGGCTTTACCGGCTTGAACATCACCTTTCCGTGCAAACAGGCAGTGATTCCTTTGCTCGACGAGCTGTCGGCCGAAGCGCGGGGCATTGGCGCGGTCAACACCGTGGTGTTCAAGGACGGCAGGCGTATCGGCCACAACACCGACTGCTTGGGTTTTGCCGAAGGCTTCACCCGTGGCCTGCAAGGCGCTGCGCGCCGCTATGTGGTGCAAATGGGCGCCGGCGGTGCCGGCGCTGCGGTGGCCCATGCGTTGCTGGACGCCGGGGTCGAGCGCCTGGTGATTTTTGAAGTCGAGGCGCAGCGTGCCCAGGCTCTGGTCGACAATCTCAATGCTCATTTCGGCGCCGGCCGCGCGCAGCTGGGGCTGGATCTGGCAGGTGCAGTGGCTGAGGCCGATGGTCTGGTCAACACCACCCCGGTGGGCATGGCCAAGCTGCCAGGCCTGCCGCTGCCGGCCGAATATCTGCATGGCGGGCTATGGGTGGCAGATATCATTTACTTCCCGCTGGAAACCGAACTGCTACGCCAGGCCCGCAGCCTGGGTTGCCGGACCCTGGACGGCACCACCATGGCCGTGTTCCAGGCGGTCAAGGCCTTCGAACTGTTCAGCGGCCAGCGTGCTGATGCCGAACGCATGATGGCGCACTTTCACAGCCTGCCGGCCTGA
- a CDS encoding RluA family pseudouridine synthase → MTESSFNPAQHQASTLCLPPGAWTTVLQCLCARFPAISREQWLDRINRGRVLNAEGQPISVDLAYREGLRIHYFREVPNETPIPVLETIVHIDEHLVVADKPHFLPVIPTGEYVEQTLLRRLIQRLDNPHLVPLHRIDRHTAGLVLFSANPASRSAYQALFRNRSIDKFYEAIAPALPQLAFPRDHASRLVDGVPFFRMQEGEGAANTLTRLEVLERQGDLWRYGLSPVTGKKHQLRVHMAALGAPICNDPFYPEVVASAPDDYQKPLQLLARGLRFNDPLSGESRAFESALRLTFSMAGQ, encoded by the coding sequence ATGACCGAATCGTCTTTCAATCCTGCTCAGCATCAGGCCAGTACCCTTTGCCTGCCGCCCGGCGCCTGGACGACAGTGCTCCAGTGCCTGTGTGCGCGCTTTCCGGCGATCAGCCGCGAACAATGGCTGGACCGCATCAATCGTGGCCGGGTGCTCAACGCTGAGGGGCAGCCGATCAGTGTCGATCTGGCCTACCGCGAAGGCCTGCGTATTCACTATTTCCGTGAAGTGCCCAACGAGACACCGATTCCGGTGCTCGAAACCATCGTGCACATCGATGAGCATCTGGTGGTCGCTGACAAGCCGCATTTCTTGCCGGTGATTCCTACCGGTGAATACGTTGAGCAGACCCTGCTGCGCCGCCTGATTCAGCGCCTGGACAACCCGCATCTGGTGCCGCTGCACCGGATCGACCGGCACACTGCCGGGCTGGTGCTGTTTTCCGCCAACCCGGCCAGCCGTTCGGCTTACCAGGCGCTGTTTCGCAACCGCAGCATCGACAAGTTTTACGAAGCCATTGCCCCGGCGCTGCCGCAACTGGCGTTTCCCCGCGATCACGCCAGCCGGCTGGTCGATGGCGTACCGTTTTTTCGCATGCAGGAAGGTGAGGGCGCCGCCAACACCCTGACCCGGCTTGAGGTGCTGGAGCGGCAGGGCGATCTATGGCGTTATGGACTGTCGCCGGTGACCGGCAAGAAGCATCAGTTACGGGTCCACATGGCCGCGCTGGGGGCGCCGATCTGCAATGATCCGTTCTATCCCGAGGTCGTGGCTTCAGCGCCGGACGACTATCAGAAGCCGTTGCAATTGCTGGCGCGTGGGCTGCGCTTCAATGATCCGCTCAGTGGCGAGTCGAGGGCGTTCGAAAGTGCTTTGCGGCTGACGTTCAGCATGGCCGGCCAGTGA